Genomic DNA from Pseudomonas sp. CCC3.1:
TACATCGCCCTGAAAAGCGAAGAAGAAATCAAAGTACGTACCTTCGTGCACCCACTGGAATACGAGCTGTACTACAGCTGCTAATCCAGTTTCACCCGTGAAAGCGGCGTGATTAGAAAGGCCTCCTACGGGAGGCTTTTTTTATGCGTAATGTCTTACATTCCGCGGCGTAACACCCGATTAAAACTTCACCGGCGCCTGACAGCCATCCCAAAGCGCGATCTGTAACGTGAGGCAACTCATCAAACGGATGCTGCCATGACGCTCGCCAACCCACTCAAAGCTCTGCTGTTGTCGCTGGCCTGCCTGACCCTGTTCGGCTGCACCAGCACCCCTCCAAGCGTCAAAGTCGAACAATTGCTCAAAACCACCCATTCATGGGATGGTGCACCTTACGGCCCGTACCCGGCTGGCCAACCCGAAATTACCGTTCTCAAAATCATCATCCCGGCCAACACTGCACTCAATTGGCACACACACCCCATGCCTAATGTGGCCTATGTGCTGTCTGGCGAGCTGCTCGTTGAAACCCGTGACGGCAAGCACAAAATTACATTGAAGGCTGGCGAGATCCTGCCCGAAGTCGTTCAAACCGAGCACCGTGGCACCAGTGGCAACAAGCCCGTCGAACTGATCGTGTTTTATGCCGGCGGCGCAGGCATGCCACTGTCGCAGTAAACAGCCTGTGCACTACTTCTTGATAAGCCTGTGGCTGGCTGCCCTGCCTGCGAGCGCGCAAGTGTACAAATACCTCGATGCTCAGGGCACAGTGCACTACAGCGGCTCGCCGCGCGATCTAAGCGGCAGCGTACCCATAACGCTTGAGCCACTTAATCTCCAGCCAGCCCTGGACATTGCGCCACCCGACAACCCGCAACACCTGCTGCCCGAACAAGAGCGTGATCATCCGCCCTACAGCGCACTGAAAATCGAGGGCCTGCCCGTCGAACAGGCCCTGCGCGCCAACAATGGAACCTTCACTGTCCAACTCACGATTGACCCGCCCCTGCACAACCGGCATCGCCTGCAATGGCTGCTTGATGACAAACACTATGGCCAGCCCGACACCCAAACCGTCATGCAAATGAACAACATTGATCGCGGCATGCACCGCCTATCCGTGAAGGTAATGGAGGGTAACAAGACAGTGCAGCAAAGCCAGGCCGTTGTTTTTTACCTGCAACGCGCTCATCAAAGATGACCCGCAAAAACTGAATATCCCCGCATTCACTAGAAACTGAATCTATTCAGCTAGCTTGCACTATATTGGTGCGAACACTGCTCGAACTCTCACTAGCCAGCCCACTTTGGTTCAAAACGAGTGACGGACAGAGCCAGTGCGCCACCTAAACGAGCCTAAAGTCCCTATTTCAGGCGATTCGCGCTTCTTTTCGGAGCCTTGGTTTGTTTTTTGCATTTTCCTTGCACCAGCGCCTTACCCGCGCACGCAATCCGGGATCGGCCCATGACCATCAGTGATGCCCTGCACCGACTGTTACTCGACAACCTGACCACCGCCACACTGTTACTCAATGCCGATTTGCGCCTTGAGTACATGAACCCGGCGGCGGAAATGCTGCTGGCTATCAGCGGCCAACGCAGTCATGGGCAATTCATCAGCGAGCTGTTCACTGAGTCCACCGAGGCCCTGCAGTCATTGCGCCTGGCCGTTGAGCAAGCCCACCCGTTTACCAAGCGTGAGGCCATGCTGACCTCTGCCACCGGCCAAACCCTGACCGTGGATTACGCGGTAACGCCGATCTTGAGCAACAGCGGCACCATGCTGCTGCTTGAGGTGCATCCACGTGACCGGTTGCTGCGCATCACCAAAGAAGAAGCGCAGTTGTCCAAACAAGAAACCAGCAAGATGCTGGTGCGCGGCATGGCCCACGAAATTAAAAACCCGCTGGGCGGCATTCGGGGTGCAGCCCAACTGCTGGCGCGCCAATTACCCGATGAAAGCCTGCGTGACTACACCAACGTCATCATCGAAGAAGCCGATCGCCTGCGTAACCTGGTCGACCGCATGCTGGGCTCCAACAAACTGCCTTCGCTGGCCATGACCAATGTGCACGAAGTGTTGGAGCGGGTGTGCAATCTGGTAGAGGCCGAGACCCAGGGCGACATCACCCTGGTGCGTGACTACGACCCGAGCCTGCCGGATTTACTGATCGACCGCGAACAAATGATCCAGGCCGTACTCAATATTGTGCGTAACGCAATGCAAGCCATCGGCTATCAGAATGCACTCCGCCTGGGCCGCATCACCCTGCGAACCCGCGCCATGCGCCAGTTCACGATTGGCCATGTGCGGCATCGACTGGTCACCAAAATCGAAATCATCGACAACGGTCCGGGCATCCCGCCCGAGCTGCAAGACACTCTATTCTTTCCGATGGTCAGTGGCCGCCCGGATGGCACCGGGCTGGGCCTTTCCATCACCCAGAACATCATCAGCCAGCACCAGGGGCTGATCGAGTGTGAAAGCCACCCTGGCCACACACTCTTTTCGATCTTTCTGCCTCTGGAACAAGGAGCCGCATCGACATGAGCCGAAGTGAAACCGTTTGGATCGTCGACGACGACCGTTCAATCCGCTGGGTCCTGGAAAAAGCCTTGCAACAAGAAGGCATGACCACACAGAGCTTCGACAGCGCCGATGGCGTGATGAGCCGCCTGGCTCGTCAGCAGCCTGATGTCATCATTTCTGACATTCGCATGCCCGGTGCCAGCGGCCTGGATTTGCTGGCCAAGATCCGCGAGCAACACCCGCGTCTGCCGGTGATCATCATGACCGCCCATTCAGACCTGGACAGTGCAGTCGCGTCCTATCAGGGCGGCGCGTTCGAATACCTGCCCAAGCCGTTTGACGTCGACGAAGCTGTGTCGCTGGTCAAACGTGCCAACCAGCATGCCCAGGAACAACAAGGCCTGGCCGTGGCCCCGGCGGCTGCGCCCACCCCGGAAATCATTGGCGAAGCGCCAGCGATGCAAGAGGTGTTTCGCGCCATTGGCCGTCTTAGCCATTCCAACATCACTGTGTTGATCAACGGTGAATCCGGGACGGGTAAAGAACTGGTCGCCCATGCGCTGCATCGCCATAGCCCTCGGTCCGCCTCGCCGTTTATTGCCTTGAACATGGCGGCGATCCCCAAAGACTTGATGGAGTCCGAACTCTTCGGCCATGAAAAAGGCGCCTTCACTGGTGCCGCCAACCTGCGCCGTGGCCGTTTTGAGCAAGCCGATGGCGGGACGCTGTTTCTGGACGAAATCGGCGACATGCCCGCCGACACCCAAACGCGTCTGCTGCGGGTTTTAGCCGATGGCGAGTTCTACCGTGTGGGCGGGCATATCCCAGTCAAGGTCGATGTGCGGATCATTGCCGCCACCCACCAGAACCTCGAAACCCTGGTGCAGGCTGGCAAGTTCCGTGAAGACTTGTTCCACCGCCTGAACGTCATCCGCATTCATATCCCGCGCTTGTCAGATCGTCGCGAAGACATCCCGACGCTGGCCCGGCACTTCCTCAGCAGCGCCGCGCAAGAACTGTCGGTCGAACCCAAACTGCTGAAAACCGAGACCGAGCAATACCTGAGAAACCTGCCGTGGCCCGGCAACGTTCGCCAGCTTGAAAACACCTGCCGCTGGATCACGGTGATGGCCTCGGGTCGCGAAGTGCACATCAGCGACTTGCCACCTGAGCTGCTGAACCTGCAACACGATGCGTCTCCGGTCACCAACTGGGAGCAAGCCTTGCGTCAATGGGCGGATCAGGCGCTTGGCCGTGGTCAGTCGAACCTGCTCGACAGTGCGGTGCCGACCTTTGAGCGGATCATGATCGAAACCGCCCTCAAACACACTGCAGGCCGCCGCCGCGACGCGGCCGTACTGCTGGGCTGGGGTCGTAACACCTTGACCCGAAAAATCAAAGAACTGGGCATGAAAATCGACGGCGACGAAGATGACGGGGACGACGCGTAAAGCCTATTACTTGTAGGAGCACGCTCCTACAGAAGTTTTATGAATGTCGCACCACCCTCAAGCAAGCCGCCCTACTTCTGTGCATCACGCGACTTAAAGGGCCTGAACAGCCTTCAGACACTAAACACCCGAATAAACGAAAGCCCCGGATTCCGGGGCTTTCGCGTTTATATAAAGAAAATAAAGGCAAAAAAACAAAACTGGCACGCGCCCTGCAATAACCCTGTTACCTAAGCAACACCGGTTTAGGGGACCTTGGTACAGGCAGGCCAAGACTCCCCACTTTTACACCGCAGCCTTGATGCCTTTTGCATCAAAGCGCACAACGCTTTTGGGGAACCCGGTACAGGCAGGCTGGAATTCCCTCTTTTATTACTCTCGCAGGCTCACCTGCAATCGCCAGCGCCCATCCTGCGGCGCACCGGCCCAGTCGCCCTTCAAGGCACGGGCCGCCACCAACGTCAGCATCAAGCCCCCGTCCGTGCGACTTACCCGCCAGTTCACATCTTTGCCATTGAGCTTGAGTTGACCGCTTTGCGGCGTGCCCTTGGCCGCGAACAAGAGGCCTAACGTGCCATCAACCCATTCGCCATGCAGCTTGGGCTCATCGCTGAACCACACCACCAACCCGTCCGCCTGGACCTCTATTTGTTGCAGTTCAATCGGGTCTGGGGTCGTTAAACGCCCGATCATCATCCCGACCATCATGCCGACTATCGCCAAAGAGCCTAAAACCCGCGGCCATAACTTCGGTCGCGGGTCCTCTTCAGGCGTAGAATGCTGCCCATCTTTACGTTCGGAGCCGTGCATGTTTCACGTCATCCTTTTTCAACCAGAAATTCCGCCGAATACCGGCAACATTATCAGGCTGTGCGCCAACAGCGGCTGCCACCTGCATTTGATCGAGCCTATCGGTTTTGAGCTGGACGACAAGCGCTTGCGCCGGGCGGGTCTCGATTACCACGAGTACGCGCCGCTCAAACGCCACGCCGACCTGGCCAGCTGCCTTGAAAGCCTGGGCCACCCGCGCCTGTTCGCGTTTACCACAAAAGGCTCGCGGCCGTTCCACGACGCCCAGTTTGCCGAAGGCGATGCTTTTATCTTCGGCCCTGAAAGCCGTGGCCTGCCGCCCGAAGTGCTGGATGCGCTGGATGGCGATCACCGCCTGCGTCTGCCCATGCGCGAAGGCTGCCGCAGCCTTAACCTGTCCAACACCGTGGCCGTGGCCGTTTACGAGGCCTGGCGCCAGTTGGGGTTCAAGTAACCACAATATTCTGTAGCCGCTGCCGCAGGCTGCGATAAGGGCCGAAGGACCTTCGCCTTTCATCAAAAGCAAAAGCGGGGCCGCTACGCAGCCCATCGCAGCCTGCGGCAGCGGCTACAAGCCCATAAAAAAAGCGCCTTCACGGCGCTTTTTTGTGTCGCTTCGACCATTACTGAACAGTCGGTGCGCCTTCTTCTTGCATACGCTGCAGTTCTTGCGCGTACAGAGCATCGAAGTTCACCGGAGCCAGCATCAACGCAGGGAACGAGCCACGAGTGACCAGGCTGTCCAGGGTTTCACGGGCATACGGGAACAGGATGTTCGGGCAGAAAGCACCCAGGGTGTGGCTCATCGAGCCTTGATCAAGGTTTTTGATCAGGAAGATGCCAGCCTGTTGCACTTCAGCAATAAACGCCACTTCATCAGCGTTTTTAACGGTCACAGACAAGGTCAGAACCACTTCATGGAAGTCGCCTTCCAGTGGTTTTTGACGGGTGTTCAGGTCCAGAGCAACACTCGGTTCCCACTGCTGACGGAAGATGGCCGGGCTTTTCGGCGCTTCAAACGACAGGTCACGTACGTAGATACGTTGCAGGGAGAATTGTGGAGCAGTGTCATCATCGCTAACAGCAGCGGTGTTCTGTTGGTCAGTCATCACAGATCCTTGTTAATCATGGGGCTTTTAGAGAATGAGAGTCAGACGTTCAGAAGCGCATCCAATTTACCTGCGCGCTCCAGAGCAAACAGGTCATCGCATCCACCAACATGCCTGTCGCCGATCCAGATCTGCGGAACCGAAGTACGCCCAGCTTTCTGGGTCATTTCGGCGCGCACCTGTGGCTTGCCGTCGACCTTGATTTCTTCGAAGGCAACGCCCTTTTTCTCAAGCAGAGCCTTGGCTCGCATGCAGTAAGGGCAGTAGTCGCTGGAGTAAACGATGACCTTGGACATAATTACTTCACCACTGGCAGGTTATCTGCGCGCCAGGTGGCGATACCGCCGGACAGCTTGGCCGCGTTGAAACCGGCTTTGAGCAGCTCACGCGCGTGAGTACCGGAGTGCTGGCCAGCAGCATCGACCAGAATAATGGTCTTGGCCTTGTGCTTCTCCAGCTCGGCAACGCGCGCCATCAGTTTGTCTTGCGGGATGTTCAAGGCACCCACGATGTGGCCGGCGGCAAAGTCTTTGGCCGGGCGAATATCAATCACCACACCTTCGTCGCGATTGACCAGGCCGGTCAGTTCGCCGGTGCTGATGCTGCGACCGCCTCGGCTCACCTCATGGGCGATCAACAACGCCAACAAGATGACAAACGCGCCAACAAGCAGATAGTGAGAAGTGGCAAATGCAATCAGGTGATCAACCATCAGAAGGTTCCAGGGCGGTAAAATGTGGGCCAGTATACACAGCCACCTTGGTCGGCCAAACCCCGCCCGGCGGTGACGTCACATGAAGTTCGCTTTAAACTGCGCGTCTTCTTAATACCTCCTATTAAACCAGCCACGAGTGGGATCTATGACTACCACGCCTAAACCTTTGGTCCTGATCATCCTGGATGGCTTCGGTCACAGTGAAAGCCACGAATACAACGCCGTTTATTCGGCCAAGAAACCGGTGCTCGATCGTCTCACCGCGAGCATGCCAAACGGCCTGATCTCAGGTTCGGGCATGGATGTTGGGCTGCCGGACGGCCAAATGGGCAATTCCGAGGTCGGCCACATGAACCTCGGCGCTGGCCGCGTGGTGTATCAGGATTTCACCCGCGTCACCAAGTCGATCCGTGATGGCGAGTTCTTCGAGAATCCGACCATTTGCGCCGCTGTCGACAAAGCGGTTGGCGCCGGCAAGGCCGTGCACATCATGGGTCTGCTGTCGGATGGTGGCGTTCACAGCCACCAGGATCACTTGATCGCCATGGCTGAGCTGGCGTTTAAACGCGGGGCAGAAAAAATCTACCTGCACGCCTTCCTGGATGGTCGCGACACGCCGCCAAAAAGCGCTGCCTCGTCGATTGAATTGCTGGATGAAGCCTTTAAAGACCTCGGCAAAGGCCGGATCGCCAGCCTGATCGGCCGTTATTTCGCCATGGACCGCGACAACCGCTGGGACCGTGTAGCCCAAGCCTACAACCTGATCGTCGATGGCAAAGGCGAGTTCAACGCCGCCACCGCTCAGGAAGGCCTTGAAGCCGCTTATGCCCGCGGCGAAAGCGACGAATTCGTCAAAGCCACCACTATCGGTGAGCCTGTGAAGGTTGAAGATGGCGACGCCGTGGTCTTCATGAACTTCCGCGCCGACCGTGCCCGCGAACTGACCCGCGTGTTTGTTGAAGATGACTTCAACGCATTCGAACGCGCTCGCCAACCAAAACTGGCCGGTTTTGTGATGCTGACCCAATACGCCGCCAGCATCCCGGCCCCAAGCGCTTTCGCGCCGGGCAGCCTGGAAAACGTGCTCGGCGATTACCTGGCTAAAAACGGCAAAACCCAGCTGCGCATTGCCGAAACCGAAAAGTACGCC
This window encodes:
- a CDS encoding cupin domain-containing protein, which translates into the protein MTLANPLKALLLSLACLTLFGCTSTPPSVKVEQLLKTTHSWDGAPYGPYPAGQPEITVLKIIIPANTALNWHTHPMPNVAYVLSGELLVETRDGKHKITLKAGEILPEVVQTEHRGTSGNKPVELIVFYAGGAGMPLSQ
- a CDS encoding DUF4124 domain-containing protein, with amino-acid sequence MHYFLISLWLAALPASAQVYKYLDAQGTVHYSGSPRDLSGSVPITLEPLNLQPALDIAPPDNPQHLLPEQERDHPPYSALKIEGLPVEQALRANNGTFTVQLTIDPPLHNRHRLQWLLDDKHYGQPDTQTVMQMNNIDRGMHRLSVKVMEGNKTVQQSQAVVFYLQRAHQR
- the glnL gene encoding nitrogen regulation protein NR(II), whose protein sequence is MTISDALHRLLLDNLTTATLLLNADLRLEYMNPAAEMLLAISGQRSHGQFISELFTESTEALQSLRLAVEQAHPFTKREAMLTSATGQTLTVDYAVTPILSNSGTMLLLEVHPRDRLLRITKEEAQLSKQETSKMLVRGMAHEIKNPLGGIRGAAQLLARQLPDESLRDYTNVIIEEADRLRNLVDRMLGSNKLPSLAMTNVHEVLERVCNLVEAETQGDITLVRDYDPSLPDLLIDREQMIQAVLNIVRNAMQAIGYQNALRLGRITLRTRAMRQFTIGHVRHRLVTKIEIIDNGPGIPPELQDTLFFPMVSGRPDGTGLGLSITQNIISQHQGLIECESHPGHTLFSIFLPLEQGAAST
- the ntrC gene encoding nitrogen regulation protein NR(I), translating into MSRSETVWIVDDDRSIRWVLEKALQQEGMTTQSFDSADGVMSRLARQQPDVIISDIRMPGASGLDLLAKIREQHPRLPVIIMTAHSDLDSAVASYQGGAFEYLPKPFDVDEAVSLVKRANQHAQEQQGLAVAPAAAPTPEIIGEAPAMQEVFRAIGRLSHSNITVLINGESGTGKELVAHALHRHSPRSASPFIALNMAAIPKDLMESELFGHEKGAFTGAANLRRGRFEQADGGTLFLDEIGDMPADTQTRLLRVLADGEFYRVGGHIPVKVDVRIIAATHQNLETLVQAGKFREDLFHRLNVIRIHIPRLSDRREDIPTLARHFLSSAAQELSVEPKLLKTETEQYLRNLPWPGNVRQLENTCRWITVMASGREVHISDLPPELLNLQHDASPVTNWEQALRQWADQALGRGQSNLLDSAVPTFERIMIETALKHTAGRRRDAAVLLGWGRNTLTRKIKELGMKIDGDEDDGDDA
- a CDS encoding tRNA (cytidine(34)-2'-O)-methyltransferase, coding for MFHVILFQPEIPPNTGNIIRLCANSGCHLHLIEPIGFELDDKRLRRAGLDYHEYAPLKRHADLASCLESLGHPRLFAFTTKGSRPFHDAQFAEGDAFIFGPESRGLPPEVLDALDGDHRLRLPMREGCRSLNLSNTVAVAVYEAWRQLGFK
- the secB gene encoding protein-export chaperone SecB gives rise to the protein MTDQQNTAAVSDDDTAPQFSLQRIYVRDLSFEAPKSPAIFRQQWEPSVALDLNTRQKPLEGDFHEVVLTLSVTVKNADEVAFIAEVQQAGIFLIKNLDQGSMSHTLGAFCPNILFPYARETLDSLVTRGSFPALMLAPVNFDALYAQELQRMQEEGAPTVQ
- the grxC gene encoding glutaredoxin 3; its protein translation is MSKVIVYSSDYCPYCMRAKALLEKKGVAFEEIKVDGKPQVRAEMTQKAGRTSVPQIWIGDRHVGGCDDLFALERAGKLDALLNV
- a CDS encoding rhodanese-like domain-containing protein, whose translation is MVDHLIAFATSHYLLVGAFVILLALLIAHEVSRGGRSISTGELTGLVNRDEGVVIDIRPAKDFAAGHIVGALNIPQDKLMARVAELEKHKAKTIILVDAAGQHSGTHARELLKAGFNAAKLSGGIATWRADNLPVVK
- the gpmI gene encoding 2,3-bisphosphoglycerate-independent phosphoglycerate mutase; protein product: MTTTPKPLVLIILDGFGHSESHEYNAVYSAKKPVLDRLTASMPNGLISGSGMDVGLPDGQMGNSEVGHMNLGAGRVVYQDFTRVTKSIRDGEFFENPTICAAVDKAVGAGKAVHIMGLLSDGGVHSHQDHLIAMAELAFKRGAEKIYLHAFLDGRDTPPKSAASSIELLDEAFKDLGKGRIASLIGRYFAMDRDNRWDRVAQAYNLIVDGKGEFNAATAQEGLEAAYARGESDEFVKATTIGEPVKVEDGDAVVFMNFRADRARELTRVFVEDDFNAFERARQPKLAGFVMLTQYAASIPAPSAFAPGSLENVLGDYLAKNGKTQLRIAETEKYAHVTFFFSGGREEPFPGEERILVPSPKVATYDLQPEMSAPEVTDKIVDAIEHQRYDVIVVNYANGDMVGHSGVFDAAVKAVECLDLCVGRIVEALDKVGGEALITADHGNVEQMEDESTGQAHTAHTCEPVPFIYVGKRPFKVREGGVLADVAPTMLKLLGLPQPEEMTGKTILVDA